A genomic segment from Spinacia oleracea cultivar Varoflay chromosome 3, BTI_SOV_V1, whole genome shotgun sequence encodes:
- the LOC110783085 gene encoding zeatin O-glucosyltransferase-like codes for MADQNDQEYILKHPSVAAIIVPFPMQGHLNETLHLSNLIVSYGIPIHFTGSIAHNRQAKQRLHGWDPQNTHKMHFHDLQLPPFTKKPPKYSADTKFPGHLQPLFDASLQLRKPVFRLLQELSTKYRRIIVVHDTLMASVVQDVKLIPNAESYALHSVSAFTIFFHIWESITDTSFHLDSDIPKDGIIPSSEGCFTPEFQDFVANQYKVLNFESGRLFNTCREIEGKYVNLLAKLPTNTNKKLFAIGPLNPVEIKSSKTRHRCLEWLDKQEKDSVIYVSFGTTISMTEDQISELAVGLERSGQKFLWVVRSADGLDISAEDDVKRPQLPKGYENRIENRGLVVRDWAPQLEILAHPSTGGFMSHCGWNSCMESISMGVPIAAWPMHSDQPKNSILITEVLKTGLLVREWEQRAKRVTSTMVEDTVRLLMTSKEGEDMRKRAEELGGAVRGSVADGGSSRLEMDYFIAHISR; via the coding sequence ATGGCAGATCAAAATGATCAAGAATATATCCTTAAACATCCCTCAGTTGCAGCAATCATAGTACCCTTCCCAATGCAAGGCCATCTCAATGAGACTCTCCATCTTTCAAATCTTATAGTCTCATATGGCATACCAATTCATTTTACAGGATCCATAGCACATAACCGCCAAGCCAAACAACGCCTCCATGGTTGGGACCCACAAAATACTCACAAAATGCACTTCCATGACTTACAACTACCTCCTTTTACCAAAAAACCTCCCAAATATAGTGCTGATACCAAATTCCCTGGTCACCTCCAACCACTTTTCGATGCTTCCTTACAACTCCGTAAACCTGTGTTCCGACTTTTACAGGAACTCTCAACCAAGTATCGGAGAATCATCGTTGTTCATGATACTCTAATGGCTTCAGTTGTTCAAGATGTGAAATTAATCCCAAATGCGGAGTCATATGCCCTACACAGTGTCTCTGCCTTCACCATATTCTTCCACATTTGGGAATCAATAACAGACACGAGTTTTCATCTAGATTCTGATATCCCAAAAGACGGAATCATCCCCTCAAGTGAAGGGTGCTTTACACCAGAATTTCAAGACTTTGTAGCAAATCAATACaaagttttgaattttgagaGCGGAAGACTCTTCAACACATGCAGAGAGATTGAAGGTAAATATGTAAACTTACTGGCAAAACTACCTACAAACACCAACAAAAAGCTTTTCGCAATTGGACCTTTGAATCCAGTTGAAATAAAAAGCAGTAAAACCAGACATAGATGCCTAGAGTGGCTGGACAAACAAGAGAAAGATTCAGTGATTTATGTATCATTTGGAACAACAATATCAATGACAGAAGATCAGATCAGCGAGTTGGCAGTTGGATTGGAAAGAAGTGGCCAAAAGTTTCTATGGGTTGTAAGAAGTGCTGATGGATTAGATATTTCCGCAGAAGATGATGTGAAAAGGCCTCAGCTGCCAAAAGGTTACGAAAACAGAATAGAGAACAGGGGATTGGTGGTAAGAGACTGGGCACCTCAGCTTGAAATTCTTGCGCACCCATCTACAGGAGGATTTATGAGTCATTGTGGTTGGAACTCGTGTATGGAGAGTATCAGCATGGGAGTGCCAATAGCAGCATGGCCTATGCATTCTGATCAGCCAAAAAACAGTATTTTGATAACGGAAGTTCTAAAGACTGGGTTGTTAGTCAGGGAGTGGGAACAAAGAGCTAAGAGAGTAACATCAACTATGGTGGAGGACACAGTAAGACTGTTGATGACATCAAAGGAAGGAGAAGATATGAGGAAAAGGGCAGAAGAACTAGGTGGTGCAGTCCGAGGTTCAGTTGCAGATGGTGGAAGTTCTCGCTTAGAAATGGATTATTTCATTGCTCATATCAGCAGATGA
- the LOC110783086 gene encoding putative RING-H2 finger protein ATL21B, with amino-acid sequence MDLNTIIILLFFLLSLISNFPYKVMSNNNCSISKCADFSGSPNIRFPFQVKSSGQDPTNSCGHPGFDVWCDGDSKNTLIGLPRSGNFRVKSIDYGAQEMWINDPNNCLPKRLLTLNLEGSPFAGVYHQDFSFFNCSKTLNSTKNNSTNITHLKGLIGPIKCLSGSHHFIYAIPSNGTINNHTTTLLSPSNCSLIAPLVKVPVQWPPSLHNNTVLSLSSELHDDLRLSWYMPECRPCELKGQMCGLETDSNGTRVIICSNIPNQGMAGKLPLTTFIAVILVICSPTIVCVVGSIIIWIRACIRRRRSNQNLPITSSATHGPSPIGELGLAELNIEFARQVVRMGLDEEATPEYRPTIVISEIEEVGQGLNRENENPCAICMVEYRRKDRIGTLPICGHYFHANCVNKWLLSRGRFGKTCPICRTPVDSL; translated from the exons ATGGATCTAAACACAATAATAatccttttattctttcttcttAGCTTGATTAGCAACTTCCCTTACAAGGTAATGAGCAACAACAACTGTTCTATCTCCAAGTGTGCTGATTTTTCCGGCAGTCCGAACATCCGATTTCCGTTCCAAGTCAAAAGTTCCGGCCAAGACCCGACGAACTCGTGTGGGCACCCGGGTTTCGACGTGTGGTGTGATGGAGATTCCAAAAACACCCTTATTGGGCTTCCAAGGTCAGGAAACTTTAGAGTTAAAAGTATAGATTATGGTGCTCAAGAAATGTGGATTAATGATCCAAACAATTGCCTACCCAAAAGGCTTCTTACCTTAAATTTAGAGGGCTCCCCTTTTGCCGGGGTTTATCATCAAGATTTCTCCTTCTTTAATTGTTCAAAAACCctaaattcaaccaaaaataaTTCTACAAATATCACACATTTGAAAGGTCTAATAGGCCCAATCAAATGCCTTAGTGGATCACATCATTTTATATATGCTATCCCTTCAAATGGGACTATTAATAACCATACTACCACTTTGTTATCGCCTTCGAATTGTTCCCTCATTGCACCTTTGGTTAAAGTCCCAGTCCAATGGCCGCCTTCTTTGCACAATAACACGGTTTTATCCCTATCGTCTGAGCTCCATGACGACCTCCGGTTGTCATGGTACATGCCGGAGTGCCGGCCATGCGAGTTGAAAGGTCAAATGTGTGGATTGGAAACTGATTCAAACGGGACACGTGTCATAATATGCTCGAATATTCCGAATCAAG GTATGGCAGGGAAATTGCCCTTAACCACCTTTATAGCAGTGATATTAGTCATATGTTCACCAACAATCGTGTGTGTAGTGGGCTCAATCATTATATGGATCCGAGCTTGTATTCGACGTAGAAGGTCAAATCAAAATTTACCAATTACATCAAGCGCTACTCATGGGCCTAGCCCAATCGGAGAATTGGGCCTTGCAGAACTTAACATAGAGTTCGCAAGGCAAGTAGTTCGAATGGGCCTGGATGAGGAAGCTACCCCAGAGTATCGGCCCACAATAGTGATAAGTGAGATAGAAGAAGTGGGCCAAGGCCTAAACAGAGAGAACGAAAACCCATGTGCTATTTGCATGGTAGAATATCGAAGGAAGGACAGAATTGGAACTTTACCAATATGTGGGCATTACTTTCATGCAAATTGCGTAAATAAGTGGCTTCTCTCTCGTGGTAGGTTTGGGAAAACTTGTCCCATTTGCAGAACTCCTGTTGATTCTTTATGA